A section of the Rhizobium sp. BG4 genome encodes:
- a CDS encoding FAD/NAD(P)-binding protein yields MTAGGGKSKVVAIIGGGVSGACVALHLANELPAGIAEIVVFEPRGELGRGVAYDTEDPAHRINVPAARMSLFPDRPEDFLEWIASTGAVSRDPEAARPDGNLFPQRRLFGAYAASRLRPAIEAGRILHQRATVTGVEKTDDGWLVSDSTGIETRADLLVIATTHPSPSPPLGLQAVLAGHPRYVADSTVPGALDNIEPDDRVLIVGNGLTAADIVASLTLSGHRGPITSVSRRGLRSRGHAATAQDPFGDFTARPAKTASELLHSIRQAIAQAAGEGVSWHAVIDEVRGHGRLIWQGLPLAERQRIVRHLRPFWDVHRFRVAPQVEDVLERAIGEGRLTIAAGSVADAERDGEEIRVTLRLRDGSRPVKSFDAVVVTTGPAHGGILQSQFWLSELDDAGILELDPTGLGIACNERSEAIGRSGDADPSLLIAGPLARGTFGELMGLPQVTEHSVFVAGELHRKLTGG; encoded by the coding sequence ATGACAGCCGGTGGCGGTAAATCGAAGGTCGTGGCGATCATCGGCGGCGGCGTTTCCGGCGCCTGCGTGGCGCTGCATCTGGCCAACGAGCTGCCTGCCGGTATCGCCGAGATCGTCGTCTTCGAACCCCGCGGGGAGCTCGGCCGCGGCGTGGCCTACGATACGGAAGATCCGGCGCACCGCATCAACGTGCCTGCGGCGCGGATGAGTCTCTTCCCTGACAGGCCGGAGGATTTCCTAGAATGGATCGCTTCGACCGGTGCCGTCAGCCGCGATCCCGAAGCAGCGCGGCCGGATGGCAATCTCTTTCCGCAGCGGCGGCTGTTTGGCGCCTATGCCGCCTCGCGCCTGCGACCGGCTATCGAGGCCGGCCGCATCCTTCACCAGCGCGCGACGGTGACCGGGGTCGAGAAGACTGATGATGGCTGGCTGGTCTCCGACAGTACCGGCATCGAGACGCGGGCCGACTTGCTGGTGATCGCCACGACGCATCCGTCACCGTCTCCGCCGCTCGGGCTGCAGGCGGTGCTGGCCGGTCACCCGCGCTATGTCGCCGATTCCACAGTACCGGGTGCTCTCGACAATATAGAGCCGGATGACCGGGTGCTGATCGTCGGCAACGGGCTGACGGCGGCTGATATCGTCGCGTCGCTCACTCTCTCCGGCCATCGCGGGCCGATCACCTCTGTCTCCCGTCGCGGTTTGCGCTCGCGCGGACATGCGGCGACGGCGCAGGATCCGTTCGGCGATTTTACCGCGCGGCCGGCGAAGACGGCTTCGGAATTGCTGCACAGCATTCGCCAGGCGATCGCGCAGGCCGCCGGAGAAGGGGTCAGCTGGCATGCGGTGATCGATGAAGTGCGTGGTCATGGACGGCTGATCTGGCAGGGGCTTCCGCTGGCTGAACGCCAGCGCATCGTCCGCCATTTGAGGCCGTTCTGGGACGTGCACCGTTTCCGTGTCGCGCCGCAGGTCGAGGATGTGCTGGAGCGGGCGATCGGCGAGGGGCGGCTGACGATTGCCGCCGGTTCGGTCGCCGATGCCGAGCGGGACGGCGAAGAGATCCGCGTGACGCTGCGACTGCGCGACGGCAGCCGCCCGGTGAAAAGCTTCGATGCCGTCGTGGTGACGACCGGTCCCGCGCATGGCGGCATCCTGCAGAGCCAGTTCTGGCTCTCCGAGCTTGACGATGCCGGTATCCTGGAGCTCGATCCGACAGGGCTCGGCATTGCCTGCAACGAGCGCTCCGAAGCGATCGGCCGGAGCGGCGACGCCGATCCCTCGCTGCTGATCGCCGGTCCGCTGGCGCGCGGCACTTTCGGCGAGCTGATGGGCCTGCCGCAGGTCACCGAGCATTCGGTCTTCGTGGCCGGCGAGCTGCATCGCAAGCTGACCGGCGGCTGA
- a CDS encoding alpha/beta hydrolase, translating to MTPVLIVPGLFGSEEAHWQSAWLKDHPESRLVRQENWDRPRVTEWLDALEAELERAGEAYIVAHSLGSVLAARLAGRPAARRVKGALLVAPCDLDVTDKLHPGSIGFGTMPTDRLPFPSILVGSLNDHYMSLERLTYFARLWGSDLRNAGLAGHINVASGYGRWPGGYRLFDILKHKTRHLEKIPQRKHSPGREVPLA from the coding sequence ATGACGCCGGTTCTCATCGTGCCCGGACTTTTCGGATCGGAAGAGGCGCATTGGCAGAGCGCCTGGCTGAAGGATCATCCCGAAAGCCGTCTCGTACGGCAGGAAAACTGGGACCGCCCGCGCGTCACCGAATGGCTCGATGCCCTGGAAGCCGAGCTGGAGCGGGCAGGCGAGGCCTATATCGTCGCCCACAGCCTCGGATCCGTGCTCGCCGCCCGTCTTGCCGGGCGTCCGGCGGCGCGGCGGGTGAAAGGCGCGCTGCTGGTGGCGCCCTGCGATCTGGACGTGACCGACAAGCTGCATCCCGGCAGTATCGGCTTCGGCACCATGCCGACGGACCGCTTGCCATTTCCAAGCATCCTCGTCGGCAGCCTCAACGATCATTACATGTCGCTGGAGCGGCTCACCTATTTCGCGCGGCTCTGGGGCAGCGACCTGCGCAATGCGGGGCTTGCCGGGCATATCAATGTCGCCAGCGGATATGGCCGCTGGCCGGGTGGCTATCGGCTGTTCGATATCCTCAAACACAAGACGCGGCATCTCGAGAAGATACCCCAAAGAAAGCATTCACCTGGCCGGGAAGTTCCACTAGCTTAG